DNA from Aquaspirillum sp. LM1:
ATCGCGCCAGTTTAGCAAATAATCCGGCCAATGCCTTGCGTGCTTCGTGACCTTCCTTGCGGCCGAAGCATTCGCGCGCGCGCACGACAAAGTCCACGCCGTCCAGCGCCGGCTGTTGCAGGCGAAAGACTTCACGGACGGTGCGTTTGATGTAATTGCGCGCCACGGCGCGTTTGGCCGTGCGTTTGCCTACTACCAGACCCAGCCGGGCCGGCAGTCCGCCATTCGGGCGGGCGTACACCTGAAACCAGCGTTGGGTGCGGGATTGGCGCAAACGA
Protein-coding regions in this window:
- the rnpA gene encoding ribonuclease P protein component, with product MAFRFCRTQRLLKTDDFSSVFRLRQSRTQRWFQVYARPNGGLPARLGLVVGKRTAKRAVARNYIKRTVREVFRLQQPALDGVDFVVRARECFGRKEGHEARKALAGLFAKLARCRASSSPSSVSTS